From the Maridesulfovibrio zosterae DSM 11974 genome, the window CAAGACGGTCTTTGAGCATTTCTACACAACGGAAGAAATCTGCTCCGATACGGTCCATCTTGTTAACGAAAGCCATACGTGGAACGTTGTATCTGTCAGCCTGACGCCATACGGTTTCAGACTGAGGTTCAACACCTGCAACAGCATCAAATACTGCTACTGCGCCGTCAAGTACGCGCAGAGCACGTTCAACTTCCATTGTGAAGTCAACGTGACCAGGAGTATCAATAATGTTAATACGGTGATCTTTCCAGTAGCAGGTTGTAGCAGCACTAGTGATAGTGATGCCACGTTCCTGTTCCTGAACCATCCAGTCCATGGTAGCTTCGCCATCATGAACTTCACCGATTTTATGAGAAACACCAGTATAGAAAAGAATGCGCTCAGTAGTGGTAGTTTTACCCGCATCAATGTGGGCCATGATACCAATATTGCGCTGTTTATCTCTTGCAACCTTTCTAGGCACTTTGTACTCCGATTACCAACGGTAGTGTGCAAAAGCCTTGTTAGCTTCGGCCATACGATGGGTGTCTTCTTTTTTCTTAACAGCTCCGCCACGCTTGTTATAAGCATCGAGGAATTCACCACTAAGGCGAGCAACCATACCCTTTTCACCTCTGGAACGGGCAAAATTGATTAACCATCTGATAGCCAAAGATATCTGGCGTTCAGGACGAACTTCGACCGGAACCTGATATGTAGCACCACCGACACGGCGGGATTTGACTTCAACATGTGGCTTAACATTTTCAAGAGCTTTTTCAAAAGCCTTGATAGGATCTTCCTGGGTTTTTTCACCGAGGAATTCAAGAGCTTGATAGAATATATTTTCAGACACACTCTTCTTACCATCGTACATGAGTCTATTCATGAACTTGGTTGCAAGCTGAGAGCCGTATACCGGATCAGGAAGAATTTGTCTTTTAGCTACCGGACCTTTACGAGGCATAGGTATACTCCTTGGAATTAAAAACTATTTAGGACGCTTAGCGCCGTACTTGGAACGACCCTGACGACGATCTGCAACACCAGCGGTGTCAAGAGAGCCGCGAACAATGTGGTAACGAACACCAGGTAAATCTTTTACACGACCACCACGGATAAGTACCACGGAGTGTTCCTGAAGGTTGTGGCCTTCACCACCGATATATGCTGTTACTTCCATGCTGTTGGTCAAACGAACACGAGCGACCTTACGCAAAGCGGAGTTAGGCTTTTTAGGGGTGGTTGTATACACTCTAGTGCATACGCCACGACGCTGGGGGCAAGCCTGAAGCGCAGGAGTTTTCTTACGCTTGAGCTGCTTTTCACGCCCTTTTCTTACGAGCTGATTAATGGTTGGCATGAACCCTCCAAATTTAATTTTATTGCAAAGACCGACGCAGTTAGACTAAAATTTCAAGATTTGTCAAGAACAAATAAGAAATAGTATATGTCACATCTTCAAATCAGGCTGCAACGACCTGCTTGGTAAAATGTCAACTGCGTTCTGGCGCCGGCATTATCATTCGTTAATGAGCAGAGGCTCTTCTTCAAGTTCTTCAAGGAACTTGTCGGCACGCTCAGGTTGATCAGGTACGATTATATCTGTGCGTGCGTACTTACGAAAACCTGTTCCCGCAGGAATCAGTCGACCAACAATAACGTTTTCTTTCAATCCGCGCAGGTAATCTTTTTTGCCGCTCAGGGATGACTCGGTAAGAACCTTAGTCGTCTCCTGGAATGATGCAGCAGAGATAAATGACGCAGTAGAAAGTGATGCCTGAGTAATACCCAGAACATGAGTCTGAGCAGTCGCCGGCTTTTGTCCGTTATTGACAGCTTCCTGGTTGGTTTCCATAAACCGCTGCTTGTCCACCTGTTCGCCCACAAGAAAATGGGTCTCGCCGGGATCAACGACGCTGACCTTTTTGAGCATCTGGCGGACAATAACTTCGATATGCTTATCGTTAATTCCAACACCCTGGAAGCGGTAAACATCCTGAATTTCTTCAACCAGAAAGCGTGCAAGATATTTCTCACCTTTAACTTTCAGGATATCATGAAGCTCAGGCAGACCTTCAGTCATTAAATCACCTGCTTCAACGAAGTCACCTTCCTGAGCTGTGATATGACGACCTTTCGGTACGAGGTACTCTTTAGTGTCCCCTACTTCAGGTGTAACAACAATTTTGCGCTTGCCTTTGGATTCAGGTCCATAGGAGACCACACCATCAATCTCCGAAATGATTCCAAGTTCCTTTGGTTTGCGCACTTCAAACAACTCCGCTACTCGAGGCAGACCACCAACAATATCTTTGGTTTTGGATGTCTCACGGAGTTTACGTGCGATAATGTCACCCGCATCGATGACACTACCGTCTTTAACCATCAAAATAGCACCAACAGGTAGAGGATAAGTAGCTTTGAGGCTTGATCCTGGACGAGACAAGGGCTCGCCATCTTCACCGCAGATAGAAATTGACGGTTTAAAGTTTGTAGTACGGTACTCAGTAATAGTATAAGTAGCCTGATTTGTGGCTTCATCAATACGTTCCTGAAAAGTTTTACCTTCAACAAGATCAGTAAACTTAACAATACCGCTTACGTCAGTTACGAATGGTTCAGAAAGTGGATCCCACTCGGCAAGTACTTCACCGGGGGTAATGCTCTGACCTTCTTCTACATAAAGTTTTGCACCAAGTGGAAGAACGTATTTTTCACGTTCTCTCCCCTGATCGTCAACAACACCGATCTGACAACTCTTACCGAGTACCATCTGGTGGCCGTCTTTGTTGCGAACGGAACGCATACGGTTCAGAACGATTGTACCGTTATGCTGTGCTTCAAAAGATGACTGCTGAATTTCACGGCTGGCTGTACCACCAATATGGAAGGTACGCATTGTCAGCTGTGTACCAGGTTCACCAATTGATTGAGCAGCAATAATACCTACTGTCTCACCCACATTTACAACATGTCCTCTGGCAAGGTCACGTCCGTAACACATAGCGCAGACGCCATGCTTACTGCGGCAAGTAAGAGGTGAACGTACTATCATCGAATTGATACCGTTCTCATCAATTATTTTTGC encodes:
- the rpsG gene encoding 30S ribosomal protein S7, translating into MPRKGPVAKRQILPDPVYGSQLATKFMNRLMYDGKKSVSENIFYQALEFLGEKTQEDPIKAFEKALENVKPHVEVKSRRVGGATYQVPVEVRPERQISLAIRWLINFARSRGEKGMVARLSGEFLDAYNKRGGAVKKKEDTHRMAEANKAFAHYRW
- the rpsL gene encoding 30S ribosomal protein S12, translating into MPTINQLVRKGREKQLKRKKTPALQACPQRRGVCTRVYTTTPKKPNSALRKVARVRLTNSMEVTAYIGGEGHNLQEHSVVLIRGGRVKDLPGVRYHIVRGSLDTAGVADRRQGRSKYGAKRPK